The nucleotide sequence TTTTTAATGCCATCACCCCTCAATTTAAAACTTTGTGTTGTTACTCCTTCACTATTACCCCTCAACTTTTAAACTTTGTGTTTTTATCCCTTTGCAGGATTACTCCATTTTTAACGCCACCACCCTCTCAAATTTTAAACGTTACGTTTTTAGTCCTTGCATTATGACTCCATTTTTACCGCCACTACCCTATCAAGTTTTAAAGTTTACGCTTTTACTCTTTGTACTATTACTCCATTTTTACACCTCAACTTTGAAAATTTCATATGATTAATGTATCACATAACATTTAGACTAATACATTAGATGTTTGCAATGCATTCGCGCCGCAACATGCACGGGTGTAATTGCTAATTTAGTCTTGTTTTTCTCGACAAGAGTGCAAACCTCAACAACTTAAATTAATATTTTATAGTTGACAATTTTACATATCAACACGAACAAATTATTGGCTTCTTAAATTACAAATTATATCAACTTGAATTGAATAAATTATTGGTTTCTTAAATTACAAATAATTGGTTTCTTATTTTTTGTTGAGGAAGTTATCGGTTGAAACACATGTGCGTGTTGTAGCTTATACCGAGTCTAAGGTggtgtttattttttaaaaaaatctgcGCAAGCTCTTCTATTTGTGCCGCGCAGACGTTGCCATCAGCAAactgtttgtttttccgaagACGTTTAATTAAAAAACGTATGCGTTAGCTTTTCCTGGTGCAGACTTGGTCTAGCCACTTCTAAGGTCTATAAAGGGTTAAacatcaccacccaccaccatcgtccaccACCACTACCCTCCACCATCCATCAACACCACCatcgtccaccacccaccaccatcgtcaacCACCAACgtccaacaccaccaccatccaccacaaCCGTCTGTACACCACCACCAGATTATCTTAGAagtctacatacgttaaaaaacaaacaaccttcttcttgcagactgcaaaggtttggtccacctcttcttatACAGATATCTACATATGTGAtctgcagactgcagacattttgcctcttaaaaaacaaacaacacctaagtgAAGTGAAggataattacaaaaaaaaaaaaaaaaaaaacatgaccAACAAAGCACAATAAACCACATAAAGCATAAATTTGTATTTAAAAAATTGAATAGtaatattgtaaaaaaaaaaaaaaaaaaaaacgcttaATGTCTATAATTTGTTCAAGATGAAATGAGGGTTTTTCCcatgtttattgggtttcctccttaATTGCTGTATGAGCATTATGTATAGTGGAGatagatatgatcgggtggtttcgCTGTTGACACAAACAATGaaggtgtttgggttagcttatttggACAACTTTTtaacttataaaagttaataagttgtttttgaaGTGTTTGACATATTAGGGGAAAAGTTAATAATTCACTCAATTGTGACTTattaactttttgaaaaaaaTCATAAGTTGTTTTGAGAAGCTAAGTCAAACATGCCCAATAAATCAATAATACTTgcagtagtttttttttttgaacggccaacaaagcatatatatatatatatatatatatatatatatatattaaacaagAGGACTAACAACTAGTTAGCCCACTCCACAAAGTTATAGTACAACGCCAAAAGTCATAGCCAATTTTCAACACATACAAAAAGAAGATTGGTAATAGTTGTGACCGGCTGAATTGGGCGGCCAGGGTAATAGTGCCAGGAAGTGTCTGGCACTCCTCTATTGATACAACAACAATTTACATTATTACCatactttaaaattacgattttgccatcagtttaaaaatatgtttttctccccacataaaaataaatttacgtttTTGTTTCCAGCTAAATATTTAAATTTTTCCCTCgattcaaaattatgattttgtcccgtttaaatttacacttttgcaattagtttttttttcctaaaaattACGATCTTGTCATcagttcaaagttatgtttttacccccacttaaaaataaattaacgcttttgctcccaactaaaaatttcaattttctcATCGGATCAAAATTaggattttgccccgtttaaatttacagatTTGCCCTTAGATTTTTTCTCACAACTacgttacgattttgccctcaacttaaatttacattttctccatcgttTTTCGTTTGTTTTCCTGGTTAAATTACATTTTTGCCCCCAATGTAAAATTACAATCATGCCgtcagctgcctggcactccccccttagtccatttaatttacgattttatcccttaaataaaattatgatttcgacctcagttaaaaattacgtttttcccatcgttgtagtttttttagcaaaactataaaagttttttGTTTTCATTGCTTAACTCCATTTAATTTTTTTCCCGTGTCAAGGAgatgcctaacactcgctcattagtcctgaaaaattaaaGTTTTGCCCTGAGCCGAAATTATGATCctatcatcgttttagtttttttcctagcaaaattatagtagtgtttttttaatttattgaGAATTATTTGatcatcgccccgcaacgcgggcggggcaactACTAGTTTAATTACATATATTTGCTAACTCAAAATTAGTCCAGTCCTCCCATTTTAGATCCTTCAGACACGAACGACTTTTGACCCATAATAATACTGCAGTAGTGATCCTAATTTGCctttaaaagattaaaaaaaaaaacaaaaaaacctgGTGTATATTTCCGATGTTGTTGATGGATGATTTTGTTTTTCCTGATAATGCGCCAAAATTGGAACATGAAGGTATCTTCtccaaaatatataaaatattgaGAGATATGCTCTTAATATGCCCCTCACCCaaacatttatttattattcttataaaaatacattagAAAAATCCCATTTGTAGTCGATTACAAAGTTACATTACCAAGATGATTTTCTTATCGACTAATATTTTTATTCCAGGAAAATATTAAAAAGATAACGTTTAAAATGATCATTGCAAACGGGTTTGCGGGAAACATTAAAATAAGTCCTCCATAGCcctttaatttcttttttattaTCATTTACCGTGAGCGAAAGTTTTCTACAACCCTTTTTAATGAGAAAACGATTTAAACTTATACCATAAAAGGTTAATACAAGACAGATTTATACCACTatcaattttatgttttttttttttttttttcaaaactgtTTGTTCTATTAGAAGTCAATTGTGTGTGCTTAATGTAGTGATCCAATGAATTAACTAAACCGCAGTCGTATTAAAGAAGTGCATGCCATCAGCAGTCCTTGTTTCCGGTCTCTACACGTCTCGTCTTTCCTCTATGCGTTCTTTATCGAGTTTAGAAAACTTTAATTTCTACCCTCATCTATGTTGTTTCATTCCAAATACCCCCTTATGTTTTGTAATCCACACTTGCTTTGCTAAACTTGCATAACTTCCCGAACATTTAGTGCGACAACATCTTCTCACCCATGACCAAAGTTATTGAATACATGTCtacaaataaaatacaaatacACCTAGAGAATAAATACGTATATAAATGGTTGAAATAATAAATGAGTCACCCCAACCAAACATGGACTTGTAAAAAgtcaaaatcaaactcaaacTTTAAATATAGGGCTCGGAAAAAGTTAAGCTTTCTTGAGTTAAACGAGTAGAGCTCCAATGCAGTCGAGCACTCGAGCTCAATCTTTACTTAATTTATCTACACCCCTAACTTTCAAAAAAACAACATAAGAGACACGTAATTCTCTGATACCTTCAAAATCATTCTCCTCACCATCCGATATGATGTTTTCCCATTGAAGTCTTTCTTATATTCATCTATGATGATGGGATCTTTGACTTCTAATAATTAATTGTTGAATCTACGTTTTCAAACTCTCAAAACCCTAGAAAAGTATTTTTAGACAAATGAATATCGCTAAACATAGTTTTAAAAAACTTATCCAAATAGGTTCATATatataagaataaaaagaaatgaaaaacaAAGTTTTCTAATTTTATAACTATAATcttaaaaatattgtttttaaaaCTTTTCTTTTGTAAGATTGATCAATTTTTTCCAAAATTCTTACAAGAAAACAGATCGAAACAACTACAAGGACCTATAGTCATTGTTACTGCCTATCATTGCCTAACATCACCATAACATGCTATTGTAATCTATATCTTGTCCCAACCATCCCTTCCTGGCCTTGAATCTTCTTTTTGTCCGACAAcaataaaagaaatattattagcAAAAAAAAGGCCCTAGCAAGGAGCTAGAGCAAAGTTACACCAACAAAGTACATACAAGAAGTCGTAAGAAAGGGtatcaaacgaactccgatttaACCTCATTTAAGCGGCATTGGAACCGTCTCATCGAACTCTACGatatgagattttaggtttttgctTTTAGATGTTTAGCTTGtaaattttagaatttttatttacATCATTGTGTCTTTATTATACGCCCCGCTTGCGGCATAcgcatataatatatatatatatatatatatatatatatatatatatatatatatataggggaaggttcattggggaacacttaaaaattggggaacagcggggaaccggctcaaacgaactccgattggactcattccagcggcgttggaaccggctcgtcgaaccctaactaagatcttttaaccctaaaccctaactcctaactcctaaactctaaaccctaaagctaaaaaaataaggctaaaacctaagatAAACCGtacaatctaaactataaaccctaaaaactaaaccctaaaggctaaaccctaagctaaactctaaagctaaaccctaaagctaaaccctaaaccctaaagctaaaccctaaacactaaatctaaaccctaaagctaaaccctaaagctaaaccctaaagaaaaaccctaaaagccaaaccctaatatatttagggtttaggggttatgatttagggttcagggttaaaagatcctagttagggttcgacgagccggttccaacgcaactgaaatgagtccaatcggagttcgtttgagtcggttccccgctgttccccactttttaagtgttccccaatgaacctcacactatatatatatgtgtgtgtgggggggggggggggggcatcggggggcaaaagtgaaagtgcactaattttaacgttattttactaattttgtgaaaataacgttgaaagctgaggacggttaatcatgcatcatgtggttgcgttaatagctgaaagacaaaaggatacatgcactaatcggtctttgtctcgattgctgagtgttatgtggcttgatgcaaaactacaatcgagccgagggtctcactggaagcagcttctctattcctacggggtagaggtaaggctgtctacatcttaccctccttagaCCCCACCTTTGCTTTGttattggtgagatttactgagtatgatgatgatgatgacaacgACGACGTTATTGTGTCTTTTTTatccattgttttttttttcttcaaaattgtgttatatttttggtATTATGTTATATGTTGCTCAACATTGTATTATATTTTGTTATTTATTGTGTCTTTGTCCCCTTCTTATTTCTAGAAAACTTTTTGTAAATAACTTTACCCAAAATAGTCAATTGCTACAACATTGGCCAACCTCAAGGGACAATAAGTGTAACAATATCCCCTTATAATATCCGCACCAGTCACCACACACCAACGGTCTACCAATCACCATTTCCCTCTTCTTCTACTACTCTTTCCTTTCTTTATCACAACCTTTCTACAACAAAATCCCACATACTCTATCTGCCTaaaaagatcattaactctttcAGCATTCTCTTTCTTCTTTATATATTCCCCCCCTTACATCAAGATTTTCTTGAACCTGAAATCTGTTACAAAATCAAAGAAAAATGATGTCTTTGAACACCCTTTCTCCTACAGAAATCAGGGTCAATTCTTTCTTGGACACCACCAAATCAAGTAACCACCTTTTCAAGCTTCAAGGTGCTGTtttctttattaaaaattcaaactttaatCGAATATCTTGATTGTTTTTGCATCTAATGGACCAAGATTACATAATTTGTTAATGTTCTGTTTCTTTGTTGTTGGGTATGCTTAATTTGTGTATTTTGGTAGGTGGGTTGTCTGTTAAGAGAAATGATTGTAAGGTATCATTCAAAAAGGGGATCCAGTGTTCAGCTGCGGCGGCGCCACCGCCGCCGGCGTGGCCGGGAACGGCTCTTGTTGAGCCGGGGACGAAGAACTGGGATGGGCCTAAGCCCATTTCAATCATTGGATCCACTGGTTCTATTGGTACTCAGGTAAATTTTGAAATTATTTTGTTTATGTTCTTAcaattgtttgtttatttatttatttatttatttatttatttatttttgtgttTGCAGACACTGGACATTGTTGCTGAGAATCCAGATAAATTTAAAGTTGTTGCACTTGCTGCTGGCTCAAATGTCACACTTCTTGCTGAACAGGTGACTAAATTAAATGATGTAACTTTATTATTCCTGCAAGATTAGTTTGACCTAATAATCAATTTAGGGGTATATGCAATAAAAGTGGTTCTGATTTAGGGGTCATTTtgcatgttaattttttttaaaggttAGCTGATTTTGATTATTCTATTACATGATTACTTTCTAAACACAAATTAAAACACAATTAAAAGTTAAGATATGCTTGAATTTTATCCTTTTTTTTTGCAGATCAAGGCATTTAAACCACAGTTAGTTTCTATCAAGAATGAGTCATTGGTTGCTGAACTCAAAGAAGCTTTGGCTGGTGCCGATTACATGCCCGAGATCATTCCTGGTGATGAAGGTGTTGTTGAGGTCAGTCACTTGTTTCTTATTATTATCAAGCTTATGTTGATTAAAATTCCTTAGAATACTAATAGGAGACTTTTTGGAAATTAATTCAGGTTGCCCGCCACCCGGATTGTGTTACCGTTGTCACAGGAATAGTTGGTTGTGCTGGTCTAAAGGTATATCTTTATATTCACGAGGATTAAATTGCACAATTATGTACTTTTTATTAAATACAAAGTAACATATTTTCGGATTTTTAAAAAAAGATGGTTAATTTacataaatgttttttttttcttagcCTACAGTTGCTGCTATTGAAGCAGGGAAAAACATTGCACTAGCTAACAAAGAAACCTTAATTGCTGGCGGTCCTTTTGTTCTCCCTCTTGCACATAAGCATAATGTTAAAATTCTTCCTGCGGATTCTGAGCATTCTGCTATCTTTCAGGTATAAACCGTCAAAAAATACTCGGTATAAGTTTGTTCTTTTTTAACATGTCTTACATAAATGTTATGTTTTTACTTTTTAGTGTATACAAGGCTTCCCTGAAGGTGCTCTAAGGCGTATAATCTTAACCGCATCCGGAGGTGCTTTCAGGTACAGTAAATTACTAAATTTCGTGTTTTAGTATCTAACGAACTTTGTACCACATGTTTGGTTCTCATGTGAATTACGGTTTAtgtttttggttttggttttagGGACTGGCCTGTTGAAAAACTAAAAGATGTTAAGGTAGCCGACGCGTTAAAGCATCCAAACTGGAGCATGGGGAAAAAGATCACCGTGGATTCGGCTACACTTTTCAACAAGGTAATCTTGCTCGATGATTAAAACAGTTATATAACTGTAATATGAATGGGGTTCATTTTGCAGGGTCTAGAAGTTATTGAAGCCCATTATCTTTACGGGTCAGATTACGACAATATTGATATCGTTATTCACCCTCAATCTATCATACATTCCATGGTTGAGACACAGGTAAACAGATCTATCTTCATTAACTAGCCACTATCCAACGCTTTTGATAAACCATGTTGACCTGTTTTTTTTGGGGGGGCTGTTAATTTTCAGGATTCATCTGTTCTAGCCCAGTTAGGATGGCCCGATATGCGTTTGCCGATTTTGTATACTTTATCATGGCCCGATAGAGTACCATGCTCCGAGATCACATGGCCCCGTCTTGATCTCTGCAAGTATGTAACATATTTAGACGAATGATTGcaattttttatattaaattattattttttatatattatatctaGTATATATATCACTAATAGTTGTGAACCGTGATACAGGCTGGGATCGTTAACATTCAAAGCTCCAGACAATGTGAAATACCCATCGATGGAATTGGCTTATTCTGCTGGTCGAGCTGGTGGCACgatgaccggagtacttagtgcCGCTAACGAGAAAGCGGTTGAAATGTTCATCGATGAAAAGTAAGTCTAGGTTAAGCACTTTTTGGTTAAAATCAGTGGTAACTAATATGATGGTTTGTTGGTTGTTTTAGGATTAGCTACTTGGATATATTCAAGGTTGTGGAACTAACATGCCAGAAACATCAAGACGAACTGGTGACGGCACCTTCTCTTGAGGAAATCATACATTATGATTTGTGGGCCCGAGAGTATGCCGCCAACCTGAAGCTTTCGGGTGCAACTCCGGCACTTGTATAACAAGGAAGAACATGTTGGGATGAAGGTGTTGGGGGTTGGTTTAGATTGGAATTTCGTGATTCAGTAATCGTATGAATAAATGCATTTTCGCATGTATGGTAGAGTGTTTGAAACTGATATCGGAAATGAGATTCAGGAAATTGTTTATCAATCTTTGTTGGTATATTTTGGCTTGTTTTATTTGGATTTTCACCATGACCATAATCACACAAACCAATATATACAATCTGAACATGTACTTAAGAAAATAGACACCTTCATGACCGCAACAAGTCATTTAAATTGTATGTAAAAGGTGATAGAACAAGGTGTTAAAAATGACTAGATTGTAGTTAGTGATATAAATTGTGTATATATGGAATATTGTTGAGACTTGGTGTGTTCACTCTTGTGATGATTATGTTGTAAGCATATTTGTACCGAATCCTTGACAGTTGATTGTTGTTTAGCACGTCGATAGTTCATCTTAGCATGTAGtttgttttcttattattgtttttCTTTCTATGATTTTGTTCGTATATTGTGACCCTTTTTTTTACACCCACTAACTAAAAATCTTGGTTCCACTGCCACTAATATGATAAGTTTAAAGATAATGATGTTTTGAATATTTATAGATTGATTTTATAATCACCTATAAATGATAATAAAAAGATAATGATGTTTTGAATATTTATAGATTAATTTCATAATCACCTATAAATGataataattttttatttaatttaatctaaaacttataaaccaaatcAAAAGTACATTTAAAAGATTTGCAACGTTATAAATTTAGGCCTCGTAGTATTACTATTGTACTAAGTTCAGTAAAATTCGGCCCAAACTTACAAAATCAAATAATAAAGCAAAACTAGAACCactacttttttttcttttccaagCAACTTCAATTTGGGCCTTAAGCAATCTAAGTATTGTactaaaaataaaattagtaACACTCGGCCCAAACTAACAAAATCAAATAATAAAACCAAACTAGAACCATTCCTTATGATTTTTTTGAATTTGCAAGATTATCAGCTTAAATTTGGGCCTTAGGTAACCGTAGTATTGTACTAAGATGAGTATAACTCGGCCCAAACTAACAAAATCAACTAGAAGTCTAGAACCATCTATATATGataaaattatattatatatacacTTAAAAGGCTATGTCGGTGGGCCAATCCGACATAGCCAAGTGTAGCCTTTTGATTGGCCACAACAATTTAATGCCTTAACCTTTGATTTTTCTGATTTACGTGTTTAGTCCTTCTATTTTAACTTTCCTAATATACACATTTAGTCCCTCAATTTAATAAATTTTATTCCTCATTAGTTAACTTTGATTATATACATACTTAGTCCATCTACTTTAACTTTGTTTATATACATGTTTACTCACTCTACTTTTATTTTTATCCAGTTAAGTATTTCACGGTTTCGCCTTTTAGAGTTTTCTTTTTCTCCGTAACATGATGAACCAAAGGCAATCCAACTAAACAATATTGTTTCCGCTATCGGTATTATTGGaaccaatattttttttttcttttagtatTTCGTTCGTTAGTGTTTTTTATACATAAGCGGACGTTTCGATTCTCCTTTTCCAATGATTTTATGTAATctctttcttttttctttcttttttgtgGTTTGTTTTTTACTTATAACATTTAATTTCCAGCATTGACTTTTAAAACCTCTTAACTTTCTAAATACTTTTTAACCAACTTTTACGTCTTTATATTTATTTACGTATCGATATAAACTTAAGTTGATTTATATTTCAACAtaatttttttgtcttttgttaAATTGTAGCATTCACACTGATAACCTTTTTACTTTCTAAATACTTTTATGATCGAGTTTTCCAGTCGATATAAGACACATGTCGACATACTTTTGTATCGAATCAAAAATCGGGTTGCCCCGCCGCGAAGCACGGGTGTAATACCCTAGTTAAAATTAAAagtgaaaaaaattaaaagtgaatgaacagtgatgattttttttatattgaataataccttatattcatttattagacTACGAGGTATGGGGCGAGGGTtagggcgtgggttgggtacaaatgcccaagtcaccaccctgGGTGGGCTTGAGTTTCGGTGTGGCCTCTTGGGCGGGAGTTTCATCCGTGGCCGGCtgtcattggctgggttggctaggccatagcgttaggtttaaattttaaaaaacaaCCATTTGGCCGAATAATAccttatattcatttattagactatggggtatggggcgagggttggggcgtgggttgggtacaaatgcccaactcaccatcccgggtgggcttgggtttcggtgtGGCCTCTTGGGCGGGAATTTCATCcatggccggctctcattggctgggttggctccatagcggctaggtttaaattttaaaaaataaccgtttggccaagccaaacggTTCACCCAAGTCACTAAAACCCCCCAACTCCACCGTCTGACCACATCGCTACCCCAAACCTTCACTCCACCTACCCGAAACCGTTACCCACACTTGATACCGGCACAACGCgatgaagggccgccaacccgGTGAGACCCGTTACTGGCCGAAAGCTTTCGCTAGCTACCGGCACAACGTGGGGAACGACAGACACAATTTAAACGTGTGCCAACACAAGTGGTGCAagctacgaccgaagctcgaccgttttaaagcctactacgaTAGCGTCCCGGGCGGTGATATAAGTCACGAAGACCGGATGGCGGTGGCCAACATCCAGTTCCAgggcaaggagcggaagccgtttgacaagctcgccctgttcgaaatctacctaacgctttaggcttttttttttaattttgtaatcctttttttagaattttgtaatttttaggaacttttaataataattttaggcttttttttttaattctgtgtgtattttttattttaggttttttttaaatttttataaaacttgccaacccacgcgggctagccagtcccgccataccgacccaacaCGTCACTTACCAGCGGGGGGCTCGAAATACACGTTttaacccatgccccaaacctcCACCCCATCATACTCCACGGTCCAAAACACCAATACCTTTCGCCCAACGCGCGTAATTTACAAACACTAGTTGCCTTAAAAAAAGAATCTAGCCTACTAACCTTGTAAAGATGCCTGTATGGCTAGATCCGAGGCGTACACAAATTCTTAAAAAggtgtttatatttttatttaatttaataagagAACTAATACCTTTCCCATCACTTTGGATGGTTCTGAGCTGTTCAAGTGTAATGTTTCATAACAAATAAATTTTACATGTGTCAAAACGAGTAAGAAAATAATAATTGAAAACTTAAATACATCAAGCTATTGATATCCATTGCAACCATTGAAACTGGTCTGCCAGTAATTCTAATTGTGTATAAAATGGCCAACCCACCCACTAATGTTGCTTTCAATAAGTTGGTATTAGGATTAAATGATTTGGACTGTTTAATATACACACTAGACGTTTTAGATATTTAATTATCAATTATTTTAATCAAATAACCAAAGTAACTTTTATATtaggtttttatttaaaaaatacatGGGaaacaggggcggacctaggtaGAGGGTTGGGCAGACGGGTGCACCTTTTGAAATTTTGGTAAACCCCTTAACTGAACCCTCATAAAATattttctgggtccgccactgatagGAAGTTATTACTTTTTATATAAAGTTTATTAAGATGTTCAAAATTTTATGTAGAAGTCCATTTTTATTATAATCTTGGTTGTGTTTCATGCTTGTGTGTCAGAAGTccatttttattataattttggTTGTGTTTCATGCTTGTGTGTCATGAAGCGGTCTAGGCTTTTTAAGATGTTAACAAATATTATATACTGAGTGGTAATTTTATATAACCTTGTAAATTATAAAATGTTATTAACCCCTCTATTAATTTGCAAATATAAGTTGTATGTTGGTTTTACTATTCAACTTAAGTCTTTGAAGCCTTTGTACAACAACTATTAGCCACCACACATTATCCTCATGACCATCTTTCTTACCAATTAGAATTCCATCTGTTTCCCAATGAATATATTTTTACAATAACTGAACTTAAATTATTTTACATTTAATTTACACAATAGCTTAACATGTTTATAATAAATTATTTTACATTTAATTTACAGCTTAACATTTTTATAATTTACactatttataaaatatataaggAGAACAAAAAtctaattatatttaattttaagAGTTATTACAGCTTTTAAAACAAATGCTACAACcatttaaaacatatttttgatttatTAGCTTTCCATATAGAATTATAAACCCCGACAACTTTTTCATACTAGGTAGATGCCACGCGACATCCgctattttttttttacaactttaCAAGCTCTATGTACAATTCTTGATTGCATAGACATGATATTTTACTTTTCTTCTCATATAGTTTTAAACACTAACATATCGATATGTAAATAAATGTAaaatttgttataaaaataataatttgaaATCTGAGTGAGTGGACAGGTGAAATGGCAATTCAGCAAATGTGACAAGAAGTTCCCAACTAAAATATTCCTTTTATCTGTTTTGATGTATGGCCATGGCTCATTCCAAAATCTGAAATAAATAtttgtgtccatatttattatttaataaaagacaaaaataataTTGGTAACTAAATAAAGTGGAAAATATAATTTGTGGAGGATGAGGATGATTTATGATTTACGATTTATTCAAGAGAATAAAGAATGATAATTATTGGTATTATTATTATGGATgcttttatatattaatattgATAACTTTTGCTTGTTTAGACTTTGTTTGGTGGCGGTTATGCTTTTCTTTTCAGAAAGTGAAGGGTTAAGACCATAACTCGTGTTTCATAGATGTGTATGTCCTTCTAAAGTCAAGTTAGTTTACAATATCTTCTTAACAATCATTGTAAACATGACTTTAATATGAAACACATTGACCTTTTAACTACATAAAATAATAAACCTTGTAACACAATAAAACCAAATGGATACTTTTGATTAAATTTTTCtatcttgttttttttatataagttaGGTCATAGAAAACATATAGTTATTCTATTGCCCCAATGAAATCACATCACAACCATACATATAGAAAAATGTGTTCAGTTGCATTCACATAAACACTATTTACAATATCAGGATATACCATTGCAACATTCTTATTTTATCTACGTTACGTTGTAAAT is from Helianthus annuus cultivar XRQ/B chromosome 9, HanXRQr2.0-SUNRISE, whole genome shotgun sequence and encodes:
- the LOC110879810 gene encoding 1-deoxy-D-xylulose 5-phosphate reductoisomerase, chloroplastic, which gives rise to MMSLNTLSPTEIRVNSFLDTTKSSNHLFKLQGGLSVKRNDCKVSFKKGIQCSAAAAPPPPAWPGTALVEPGTKNWDGPKPISIIGSTGSIGTQTLDIVAENPDKFKVVALAAGSNVTLLAEQIKAFKPQLVSIKNESLVAELKEALAGADYMPEIIPGDEGVVEVARHPDCVTVVTGIVGCAGLKPTVAAIEAGKNIALANKETLIAGGPFVLPLAHKHNVKILPADSEHSAIFQCIQGFPEGALRRIILTASGGAFRDWPVEKLKDVKVADALKHPNWSMGKKITVDSATLFNKGLEVIEAHYLYGSDYDNIDIVIHPQSIIHSMVETQDSSVLAQLGWPDMRLPILYTLSWPDRVPCSEITWPRLDLCKLGSLTFKAPDNVKYPSMELAYSAGRAGGTMTGVLSAANEKAVEMFIDEKISYLDIFKVVELTCQKHQDELVTAPSLEEIIHYDLWAREYAANLKLSGATPALV